From the genome of Bradyrhizobium sp. ORS 278:
GCAGCTCGCGATCCTTGACGTTGATCACGGCTGGCACGGTGTCGATGACCTGCTGCAGCAGGCGCCGTCCTTCGGCGATCGCATCTTCCGCGCGCTTCTGGTCGGTGATGTCGCGAACGACGCCTTCGTAGCGCACGACCTCGCCGCTCTCGTCACGCACCACAGTGGCGCTGTCCGAGAGCCAGCGAATCTCGCCATTGCGCCGGCGCACCTGGTATTCGAACTCGCGGACCATGCCGTCGCGCCGCATCAGCCGCTGGTAGCGCTCGCGCGCCAGCGGATGCACATAGATCGTGTCGGCGATGTCGTTGACGCTCTGGATCAGTTCGCTCGGAGACTCGTAGCCCATGATGCGCGCCAACGCCGGATTGGCATTGAGCACGAGGCCGCTCGGCGTGGTCACATAGATGCCGTCAATCGAGGCTTCGAACAGCTTGCGATAGCTCTCCTCGGCGAGCCGCTGCTCGGCGAGCGCGCGCACCGCCGCCTCGCGCGCGGCATCGGCATCCTGCAGCGTCTGCCGGAACACTTCGGCGGCGCGCGCGATGTCGCCGATCTCGTTCTGGACGTCGGTCTGCGGGATCGAGGCCGCCTTCTCGCCGGCGGCCAGCGCGCGGATCGAGCGCGCGATCGAGGCCAGCGGCTTCACCGTCCGGCGTACCACGAACCACGCGGCAAAGATGCCGATCAGCACGCCTGACGTGCCGAAGAGGATGCTCTGCCATTTCGTTTCCGCGAGCGTGCGCGCGAAGTCGCGCGACAGCACCTTGCCCTGGCTGGCGCTGAGCGCCCGCAACAGCTCGGTGACGCGGCCGATCAGCCGGCCCTCGATGCCGAGCACCTCCTTGTCGAGCCGGCCGATCTCGTCCTCGGTGCCGGAGATCTCGATGATCGCCTCGGCATAGCGGTCCACAGCCTTGCGCAACGTCGCATCCTCGATCGGCAGCGCACGCATGCTGCGGGCCGCCTGCTCGGCACCGGCCGGATCACGCGCCAGCAGCGCCGCTCCGACCTGGTTCTGCACCTGGAACAGGGCCCGCGCAGTGCCGCGATCGGTGACACCGGCGATCGCCGCTTCAAACCCCTCGCGCGCCGCCGGCAGAACGGAGAGCAGCTCGGCGCGCAGTGCGATCAACGCACTGATCCGGCCGATGCCTTCGCGGTAGTTCGTCAACCGCTGCGAGACGCCGTCGATGGTCGCCTGCTGCTCCGGCGCCAGCTGCAGCCGCGTCTTCTTCAGCAGCGCGCTCAGCTCGGTCGCAGCCTCCATCACACGATCGGAGCGCGAGGCGGGATCGGTGACGAAATCGCGCGCCGCGAGCCGCAGCTCGTTCATGCGCTGATCGATCTCCTCGGCGAGATCGCCGACGCCCTGCAGCCGCTGCAGCTCGGCAAAGGTCGAATCGATGTGGCGGATGGCGATCACGCTCGCCATGCTGGTCGCGGTGATGACGGCCAGCAGCAGCAAAAAACTGCCAAAGATCATCCGCCCGATCGTGAGAGATCGGAGACGATCACAGGCCAAGCCGAAATCAACGTTTTTACTCATGGGATCCGATTGTCGGAACCGCAGTATATACGAGCCGCCACGCGGCAACTAGAACAAATCAGGAACAATGGGCATCTGGGCATCACGGCCAGACGAAAAATGACGTGTGCGGTTAACCTGCCGCACCGAACGCGAACACTTCCCCATCATAACCGGCTTCGCGCGGAATGCGCAGTTCGCGACCGCCGTCGGCGGTCTTGGTCATGACCGGCATCACCGTCACGATATCCATGACACGCGCCGCGGCAAGAGCATCGGCCACCGCCGGCTGCTTGCCGAGCCGGATCAGGTTCCGGGTGGTCGGGAACGGCAGCTTGAAGCGGCCGTCGTCGCCGCCTGCGAGCGCCTCGCGCGGCGACACCCAGATCGAGTCGGTCGACTCCCGGCCATCATGGGCACCGAGCTGATCCGGCGGCGCGGCCGCCAGGAAGAACCAGGTGTCGAAGCGCTTCGGCATGCCCTCGGGCGTGATCCAGTGCGCATAAGGCACAAGCGCATCCAGCGCCAGCACGAGGCCATGCCT
Proteins encoded in this window:
- a CDS encoding PAS domain-containing protein: MSKNVDFGLACDRLRSLTIGRMIFGSFLLLLAVITATSMASVIAIRHIDSTFAELQRLQGVGDLAEEIDQRMNELRLAARDFVTDPASRSDRVMEAATELSALLKKTRLQLAPEQQATIDGVSQRLTNYREGIGRISALIALRAELLSVLPAAREGFEAAIAGVTDRGTARALFQVQNQVGAALLARDPAGAEQAARSMRALPIEDATLRKAVDRYAEAIIEISGTEDEIGRLDKEVLGIEGRLIGRVTELLRALSASQGKVLSRDFARTLAETKWQSILFGTSGVLIGIFAAWFVVRRTVKPLASIARSIRALAAGEKAASIPQTDVQNEIGDIARAAEVFRQTLQDADAAREAAVRALAEQRLAEESYRKLFEASIDGIYVTTPSGLVLNANPALARIMGYESPSELIQSVNDIADTIYVHPLARERYQRLMRRDGMVREFEYQVRRRNGEIRWLSDSATVVRDESGEVVRYEGVVRDITDQKRAEDAIAEGRRLLQQVIDTVPAVINVKDRELRYVLMNRYMAGIFNVEPEDALGRTTGELMSRYGASKTDGNDKRVLATKAGLGFYEEEYLDSCNVMRQWLVNKLPLLDADGEVDKIVTVALDIGERKKSEHEMRKAKEAAETALRNLRETQASLIEAEKLAALGRMVAGVAHEVNNPVGISLTVASALERKTERFSEAVTRGELRKSSLNEFIETSRNAAAQLVANLNRAAELIQSFKQVAADRNYSDQRSFDLADLTEQVVMSLRPGVRRQNLTVNVDCQPNLLMNSYPGPYGQVLTNLFLNAVAHAFPDGRGGTIEIKARESGRDNVEIIFSDNGCGMSLDVRRRAFDPFFTTRRDQGGTGLGLHIVYNIVTNRLGGRLDLESEPGAGTRVQIILPRTAPLEQAAE
- a CDS encoding NUDIX hydrolase, translated to MTEAAAVRPASTVLLLRDSAATREIEVFMMVRHHQIEFNSGALVFPGGSVDKDDQEIAGTPELYAGGQGLDAEALGFRIAGVRETFEESGILLARRKGAVALIEAEAARQIEAAHRLALCESKISFREVIERHGLVLALDALVPYAHWITPEGMPKRFDTWFFLAAAPPDQLGAHDGRESTDSIWVSPREALAGGDDGRFKLPFPTTRNLIRLGKQPAVADALAAARVMDIVTVMPVMTKTADGGRELRIPREAGYDGEVFAFGAAG